The genomic region TTTCCAGTTGAGAGATTGTCTAAGCCGATAACCTTGTGATTTAGACTTAAAAGATAATCACAAAGATTGCTGCCAATAAAACCTGCAGCTCCAGTAACAGCGATCTTGAATGTTTTTTGAGCCATGGGTTTTTATTTCACGTAAAGGGCGTTGACGATCATGTGCCAAACAACACCTTGCCAGCCTTCAGCGTGGGGTGTGATGTGTTTGTCATTTACAACGGGTATCAACACGCAAACATCAGATAATTCTTTTGCGGCTCCACCATTGCGACTAACAATAGATAGAATTTTTGCTTTGGTTTTTTTCGCAAGCTCCATCGCTCTCACAAGATTTTGTGAAGTAGTGGGTGAACCACCGCCAACAGAGAAAACAAGCAGGCAATCATTGCTGCTGAGTTGTGAAACTTCAAGCCAGCTTACAAAAACTGATTCCCAACTTTCATCATTAATTCGGGCTGTGAGTTCAGAAACGTTATCAGTTGGTGCGTATGTTTCAATGCGTGCCATTTTTCTAAAATCGTTAACAGCATGAGAGGCATTGGCCGCACTACCGCCAACACCTAATATAAAAAGACGGCCTTTATTTTTTTGAAGTGTTTTTAGTTCATCAATCATTGCACTGATTTTTGTTTGATCGACAGTTTGGCTAATTTTGATTGTCTCTTGTAGATATTGATTCACATAGGTTTGATTATCCATATTTCCCCTTAAAGGCTCATCTTTGTTCGATTTTGTGATAATTTGTGAAGTATTTCTCTCTGTGTGCTTCTAAATAAATGGTATTTCACCATAATGCGACCGATGGCTTTAACCTCACCAACAAAGATACGGCTTAATGATCGTTTACTCTCGCGGATGTCTGTCCATTGAACGCCCTTTTCAAATACGCGATAACCCAAGAGGTTAGCTCTGATTAAAACTTCTAAATCATTAAGCCCATCAGGTGCGACTAAATCACGGTAGAGAATTTTAGCGATGTGGTTTTTATAAAACTTAAAACCACATTGTGTATCAGGATAAAATTTCATTCCTAAAAATAAAATATTTCGAGCAACTACTCCCAAAACTATTCCCAAAGCATCTTTGAGCGCAGATTGTTGTCTTGTGACTTGAGATCCTTCAGAGCGTCTAGAGCCAATAAAAATATCGGCTCGGTCATCTTGAATGCATTTTAATGCTTCATGGATATAACGAGGTGGTGTTGAGAGATCTACGTCTAAAAAACCAACAATAGGAGCACTTGCTTCTATAAAACCTGCAGCTAATGAGTTGCCTTTACCCAAGGGTGGGTGATTGCGCATTACTTTAAGCGCTGCAAACTTATATTGGGAGCGATTTTTTTCTATAAGTGAAGGAAGTTCATCTGTGCCATCATCAACGATAATGACTTCTGTAGAAGATGAAAGATCACTTCCCAATTCTTTTTGTATTTCAAAAAGAGCCGGAATCACGACTTCAGCTTCATTATAAGTCGGTATGAGTAAACTCAAACTTGCATTAGGCATTGGGCAGATTTATCATTCTCAATGTAAAATTGTCTAGGGATTTCTAAGATTTACCTTTGCGTTAGAATTTTTGAGATGAGTAACAGCTTTCGGGTAAATTTGCTGGTCTTTATTTGTAGTTTTGCATAGTGTTTTACAAGCAAGAATATCTCCTGTTTCTTATATTTTCAGAAGGGATTAAATAATGGCCGGTAAAAAAATTGCGGTAGTCACTGGCGGTGCAGGCTTTATCGGCAGTCACATGGTTGATCTTCTCCTTAATGAAGGTTTTCAAGTACGTGTTATCGATAATTTAACGGGTGGGCGGCTTGCGAATTTGGCCCATCATAAATCAAATACAGATTTAACTGTCGACACACGGGATCTACGCTCTTTAAAACCTGACGACAAACTCTTTTCAGACGCACAATTTGTTTTTCACTACGCAGGTAAGGGCGACATTGTTCCTTCAATCGTTCAACCTTTAGAATATATGTCAGTCAACGTCATGGGGACTATCCATGCGCTTGAATGCGCGCGCGCTGCGAAAGTTCAAAAATTCGTATATGCCGCGTCATCATCTTGTTACGGATTAACCGATGAACTCCCTACAAAAGAAACATCACTTATCAAAGCTGAATACCCGTATGCATTAAGTAAATATCAAGGGGAGATGGCTACTTTTCATTGGGGGAAAGTTTATAACCTCCCAGTAAACTCAGTGCGTATTTTCAACGCCTATGGGCCACGCTCTAAGACAACGGGTGCCTATGGAGCCGTGTTCGGTGTGTTTCTCGCTCAGGTTTTAGCAAATAAACCATTGACCGTAGTTGGGGATGGCACTCAAACCAGAGACTTCGTTTTTGTGAAAGATCTTGTCAGGGCTTTTTATGAAGTGGCAAAGTCAGCTCCAACACTAGAAATGTATAATGTTGGAGCAGGAAAGCCTCAATCTGTGAATCGGTTGGTAGAACTTTTGGGTGCAAAAGAGATTGTTCATTTGCCAAAACGTCCTGGAGAACCTGATTGTACTTGGGCAGATATCACTAAGATTACAACAAGTACTAAATGGCGCCCGCAAGTCAGTTTTGAAGATGGTGTTAACGAAATGCTTAAGAATATTGATTATTGGCGTGAGGCACCTGTGTGGGATCCTGAATCAATCAAAGCGGCTACAGCTGACTGGTTCAATTATCTAAGCTAGTGGGTATGCAAGAAAAAGTTAAAATTGATGTCTTAATTATTGGCGCGGGTATTATCGGTTGCGCTGTTGCCTCACGCATTTCTCAGCTTCAAAAAATGAATGGTAAAACTATCGTTATCGCCGAAGCTGGGCCGCGCATTGCCGAGGGAGTTACGAGTCGCAATAGTGGCGTCGTACATGCTGGAATTTATTATCCGCCTCATTCACTAAAAGCGAAAACATGTGTACGGGGCAATGCGCTCCTTTATGAATGGGCTCAAAAACATAATGTGCCCATAAAAAATCTGGGTAAACTCATCGTTGCTAGTGGTGAAAAACAAATTGAAGTTTTACAACAAATTTTTATAAATGCTAATGAGTCGGGTGCTAAAGATCTGTCTTTTTTAAGTCGTGATGAGGTCACTAAACGCGAGCCAAGTCTTAAAATGGATGCAGCAATATGGTGCCCAACAACTGGCATTGTTGATCAATTTGCACTTACAAAAAGTTTTTTATCTGATGCTCAATCGCGAGATGTAATTTTGACTGTGAATAACTCAGTTAAAAACATTACAAAAATGCCAAGCGGAAGTTATCAGGTAATGACGTCAGAAGGTTTACTTGAGACAGAGATTATAATTAATTGCGCGGGATTAAACTCTGATGAAATAGCTGCAATGGCACAAATTAATAAATACAAAATTTATCCATGCCGCGGTGATTATTTTACTTTTCATTCGAAGGTAAAATTTAATCACTTGATTTATCCTGTGAAAGAGCCAGGAGCACCCGGATTGGGTGTGCACCTAACCATCGACATTGATGGAAAATACAAGCTCGGGCCCGATACTGAATATGTCATGACGAAGAATCAATTCACTCCAGCAGAGCATAAACTTGAAAAATTTAAAACTGCTGCAGAGAAGATTTTTGGCCCGTTAGAAGCATCGCAACTGAGTTATGATTCATGTGGAATTCGCCCCAAATTACGTTCCCCCGAAGAGAAAGAAGAAAGAGATTTTATTGTCTCTGAAGATCAGCCTGGTTTTATTAATATGGTGGGAATTGAATCCCCGGGATTAACTGCGTCCCTGGCGCTAGCTGATATGATAGTTGGAATCATTTAGGCGACTTATGTGATTATTTTAATTGGATTTTTAGAAAAAAGGGTCTAAAACTTTAGAACATGACCAAACGTAAATCATTTGATGCATTATTGTTTCTTATATTAGGAGCATTTGACTTTTTTGCCGTTTATTGCGGTTACCTCACAGCTTATCTCCTTTATGAAAATTGGATTGGAATTTTACCGCAAGAATTTGATGAAATGGCAGCCCTTGCCACAATACCCGCCGGTCTTTGTATTTTCTCATTTGTTTTAGCGTCGGTTTATCGATGTCAACCAGGGCCTTTGGGGCTTGATCAACTCAGAAGATTACTTTCAGCTTATTTTTGGAGTGCCATCACGGCCTACAGTTTGACTTTCTTCACCAAGGCCCATGATTACTCACGATTGACAGCGGTTTTTGGTTTTCTGATCAGTATTTTTTATATTTTCATTGGCCGAGCACTTCTTGTGCGCTTTACAGCGCCGATTCGACGCACCTATTTACTCAATCTTAAAATTCTAATTTTAGGTGCCGGAAAAGTAGGCACAGCCCTTGCGCGTAATCTTGTAATCAATGCTACAAGTGGATACGAACTTGTTGGTTTCTTAGATGATCAATTTCCTCAGATGCAAAATGTGCAAGTTAAAGTTGGTGAAAAAATAATCACCATGCCCATTTTAGGAAAACTCTCTGATCTAGAAACCGTTTGTCGTAAACATCAAGCAAATGAAGTCATTGTTGCAATGACTCATGCAACACATACACTTCATCAAGATCTCTTTGAAAAAGTTAAAGATCTTCTTATTTCATTCTCAATTGTACCAAGTGCACTTGATTTAATGCTCACAGGTGCTGAGGCTTATTCTATAGGCCGTATCCCTTTATTTCGCATCGGGGAACGACCTGCATTTGTACTTTCGCCGTTACTCAAGCGCAGTTTTGATCTTGGAGGTGCACTAATAATTGGTATATTAGCTAGCCCTATTTGGATTTTCACATCTATTTGGATAAAGATTAATTCTCGCGGGCCAATTCTTTTTGCGCATGAACGAGTGGGCAAAAATAGTGAGAGATTCATATTATACAAATTTAGGAGCATGCATTTTGAATCTGACCCATACCAAGTGACGCCAAGAAATTTCACCGATTCTCGCATCACTTCAGTGGGAAGATTTATTCGACGAACATCTATTGATGAGATTCCTCAGCTTCTAAATATATTTAAGGGTAATATGTCCTTAGTTGGACCGCGTCCTGAAATGCCATTTATCGTTGAGTCTTATGATGAACTTCAAAAGCTCCGGTTGACCGTGAAGCCGGGTCTTACGGGTGTTTGGCAGATTAGCGCTGATCGCGCTAATCCGATTCATGAGAACATTGACTACGATCTTTATTACTTAGAGAACCAATCATTTTGGCTTGATCTTGCCATATTGATTAAAACTTTCTCTAGCGTGCTCCGTGGTGTTGGCGCTTACTAAAAGCATAATAGCCAATAGTTAGAGCAGCTCCTACTAAACCTAGAACACCAACAATAATAACTTTCGAATTAAAGAAGCTTGTGTGTGTTTTGTCATCATGGTGTTTTTTGTTTTCAACGCCAGTTATTGCATGATCGGTGTTGTAGAGATCTGTGTGAAACACATGTTTAAGTTTTTGATCACTTTTTTTTGCTCTATTTCTTAATGTTGAAATATTATGTGGTTTGTTTGAATTTAGTCTGTCGATACTTGCGATATATCGTGCTTGTCCCATTTTAATCTCCAGTTCTTGCTCACTTTTAAAGAGGGCCATTTTAACCCTTTAAAAGGGTTAAAATGGCCCTCTTTAAAAGTTCAATTATAAGTTAATGCCAAAACCTGCATTACCACTCAAAGCTGAATAAGCGTACTCACCTGAGAATAAATTTTCCCAAGGACGCTGATATGTCGCTTCGATGAAGATGTCC from Oligoflexia bacterium harbors:
- a CDS encoding NAD(P)/FAD-dependent oxidoreductase yields the protein MQEKVKIDVLIIGAGIIGCAVASRISQLQKMNGKTIVIAEAGPRIAEGVTSRNSGVVHAGIYYPPHSLKAKTCVRGNALLYEWAQKHNVPIKNLGKLIVASGEKQIEVLQQIFINANESGAKDLSFLSRDEVTKREPSLKMDAAIWCPTTGIVDQFALTKSFLSDAQSRDVILTVNNSVKNITKMPSGSYQVMTSEGLLETEIIINCAGLNSDEIAAMAQINKYKIYPCRGDYFTFHSKVKFNHLIYPVKEPGAPGLGVHLTIDIDGKYKLGPDTEYVMTKNQFTPAEHKLEKFKTAAEKIFGPLEASQLSYDSCGIRPKLRSPEEKEERDFIVSEDQPGFINMVGIESPGLTASLALADMIVGII
- a CDS encoding sugar transferase; translated protein: MTKRKSFDALLFLILGAFDFFAVYCGYLTAYLLYENWIGILPQEFDEMAALATIPAGLCIFSFVLASVYRCQPGPLGLDQLRRLLSAYFWSAITAYSLTFFTKAHDYSRLTAVFGFLISIFYIFIGRALLVRFTAPIRRTYLLNLKILILGAGKVGTALARNLVINATSGYELVGFLDDQFPQMQNVQVKVGEKIITMPILGKLSDLETVCRKHQANEVIVAMTHATHTLHQDLFEKVKDLLISFSIVPSALDLMLTGAEAYSIGRIPLFRIGERPAFVLSPLLKRSFDLGGALIIGILASPIWIFTSIWIKINSRGPILFAHERVGKNSERFILYKFRSMHFESDPYQVTPRNFTDSRITSVGRFIRRTSIDEIPQLLNIFKGNMSLVGPRPEMPFIVESYDELQKLRLTVKPGLTGVWQISADRANPIHENIDYDLYYLENQSFWLDLAILIKTFSSVLRGVGAY
- a CDS encoding SIS domain-containing protein — translated: MDNQTYVNQYLQETIKISQTVDQTKISAMIDELKTLQKNKGRLFILGVGGSAANASHAVNDFRKMARIETYAPTDNVSELTARINDESWESVFVSWLEVSQLSSNDCLLVFSVGGGSPTTSQNLVRAMELAKKTKAKILSIVSRNGGAAKELSDVCVLIPVVNDKHITPHAEGWQGVVWHMIVNALYVK
- a CDS encoding GDP-mannose 4,6-dehydratase; translated protein: MAGKKIAVVTGGAGFIGSHMVDLLLNEGFQVRVIDNLTGGRLANLAHHKSNTDLTVDTRDLRSLKPDDKLFSDAQFVFHYAGKGDIVPSIVQPLEYMSVNVMGTIHALECARAAKVQKFVYAASSSCYGLTDELPTKETSLIKAEYPYALSKYQGEMATFHWGKVYNLPVNSVRIFNAYGPRSKTTGAYGAVFGVFLAQVLANKPLTVVGDGTQTRDFVFVKDLVRAFYEVAKSAPTLEMYNVGAGKPQSVNRLVELLGAKEIVHLPKRPGEPDCTWADITKITTSTKWRPQVSFEDGVNEMLKNIDYWREAPVWDPESIKAATADWFNYLS
- a CDS encoding glycosyltransferase — protein: MSLLIPTYNEAEVVIPALFEIQKELGSDLSSSTEVIIVDDGTDELPSLIEKNRSQYKFAALKVMRNHPPLGKGNSLAAGFIEASAPIVGFLDVDLSTPPRYIHEALKCIQDDRADIFIGSRRSEGSQVTRQQSALKDALGIVLGVVARNILFLGMKFYPDTQCGFKFYKNHIAKILYRDLVAPDGLNDLEVLIRANLLGYRVFEKGVQWTDIRESKRSLSRIFVGEVKAIGRIMVKYHLFRSTQREILHKLSQNRTKMSL